A region of Beijerinckia sp. 28-YEA-48 DNA encodes the following proteins:
- a CDS encoding LysR family transcriptional regulator, with product MEDWNDLKLVLAVHRAGSLIAAARTLAIDHSTAFRRLKALEGGLDVRLFERLPGGVYQATPAGARMAAGAERMEDEALTLDRDIVGGDHRLSGQLRITSSETLAYSRLTGHLAAFRQAHPGIVVELLIENRVLSLSRREADIALRPVRPKEGDLWGRKLADMAWALYAAPDYLETRGLLRDAEDFGHHAVIGWETGMVGIAAADWLAANVPSASVVYRTNSLVNQSIAAKAGIGLVLLPCYLGDSQDGLARAMATPISEITGELWIVTHADLKQTARVRAFFDLVGEGLARERDLFEGRRL from the coding sequence ATGGAGGACTGGAACGACCTTAAATTGGTGCTCGCGGTGCATCGCGCCGGCAGCCTCATAGCAGCGGCCCGGACGCTGGCTATCGACCATTCGACAGCTTTCCGGCGACTCAAGGCGCTGGAAGGCGGCCTTGATGTGCGCCTGTTCGAGCGCCTGCCTGGCGGGGTCTATCAGGCGACGCCGGCTGGCGCGCGCATGGCGGCGGGCGCCGAGCGGATGGAGGACGAGGCGCTGACGCTCGATCGCGACATCGTCGGCGGCGACCATCGCCTCTCCGGGCAATTGCGCATCACCTCGTCGGAAACGCTCGCCTATAGCCGGCTCACCGGCCATCTCGCCGCCTTCCGGCAGGCCCATCCGGGCATCGTCGTAGAGCTGCTGATCGAGAACCGGGTGCTCAGCCTGTCACGGCGCGAGGCCGACATCGCGCTGCGGCCGGTGCGACCGAAGGAAGGCGACCTCTGGGGCCGCAAGCTGGCCGATATGGCTTGGGCGCTCTACGCTGCGCCGGACTATCTCGAAACGCGAGGGCTGCTGCGCGACGCCGAGGATTTTGGCCACCATGCGGTCATCGGCTGGGAAACCGGCATGGTCGGGATCGCGGCGGCCGACTGGCTGGCCGCCAACGTGCCATCGGCCTCCGTCGTCTACCGCACCAACAGCCTGGTCAATCAATCGATTGCCGCCAAGGCCGGCATCGGTCTCGTCTTGCTGCCTTGCTATCTCGGCGACAGCCAGGACGGTCTTGCCCGGGCGATGGCGACACCGATCTCAGAGATCACCGGCGAGCTCTGGATCGTCACCCATGCCGACCTGAAGCAAACGGCACGGGTGCGGGCCTTTTTCGATCTTGTCGGCGAAGGCTTGGCGCGCGAGCGCGATCTCTTCGAGGGCCGGCGGTTATAA
- a CDS encoding type II toxin-antitoxin system VapC family toxin — MIAVDTSALMAIVLNESKADACIAALTTEDRLLISAGTVAETLIVAARRDVGDAMDRLIDGLGFEVVSITPASARRIAQAYEKWGKGVHEASLNFGDCFAYEVAKEHDCKLLYVSDDFTRTDIDAVL, encoded by the coding sequence ATGATCGCTGTCGATACATCCGCATTAATGGCGATCGTTTTGAATGAGTCGAAAGCAGACGCTTGTATCGCAGCATTAACGACCGAAGATCGTTTGCTGATTTCTGCTGGCACGGTCGCGGAAACGCTCATCGTAGCAGCGAGACGCGATGTCGGCGATGCTATGGATCGTTTGATAGATGGGCTCGGCTTTGAAGTTGTTTCCATAACACCTGCTTCTGCTCGACGCATCGCCCAGGCTTATGAGAAGTGGGGAAAAGGCGTGCACGAGGCATCGCTCAACTTCGGCGACTGTTTCGCTTATGAAGTTGCGAAGGAACACGACTGTAAACTGCTGTACGTCAGTGACGATTTCACGCGTACAGATATCGATGCTGTCTTATAA